A segment of the Macrobrachium nipponense isolate FS-2020 chromosome 1, ASM1510439v2, whole genome shotgun sequence genome:
acatgtactcaacaaaaaaatacacaaacacatgtactcacctaactccagatactcagggctatgctgtgctgtctgctggtcgaggCCACTGAAATACTAACAACCGTCACAAACCAATACACatccaacaacaacacaacaacaaccaaggaccacaacccaacaacacaacaacaacaaccaaggaccacaaccccacaactcaacaacacaatcACAACTCAAcgacagcaaacaaacaaggaatacaaccgcaactcaacaacacaaaaaggcaagaCACACACCCACTATCAActccaaggaatcacaacagctcaccaacaacaaccctcaacaactcacaaccacaccaagaaaccacaacagctccccagcaacaacaacaaccgtcaactacaacaactcacatataacccaacaggaactcacaagcacaacaaatctaacaacacaggcacaacaaaccCAAAGCAAACTATCAgacttaacaacaactaaacaacaaaccaataacacacaacttaactgactttcaGTGCCTTCAACACTCTTCGTAgaccgctgccgacactactgatcatcacctgctctcaccaaagactgactaaaaacTCTGATTATAACTacaaactccaacagcaccagcagacaacctagaactcaccaacagccctctctctctctctctctctctctctctctctctctctctctctctctctctctctctctctctcctcaaagactttgtcaaatggaactcaCATAACTCTTCCATAGTATGAGAATAACACCAATTCATTACAGCCATAAGGATGttgaatatgataaaaattgGACAGTGACCTTACCTGACCCCAATCCCATGCTCCAAGACTTAGCACATCTTGGTGTCATCATGGAAGACCTAGTGCAAACATAAAAGGTCTGAAGTCCAAAGAATTTACAGAAGCAAGAATGATTTTGCACTGAATACAAAGCATtaaaacatacattaaaacatattttccaatttaattttatcaataattaacttgaaaaatatattgattagGGCAGTTGTCATAAAGAGGAAAGATGAATTCACCTGGAACAGTCTTAATATATTCTATTGCATGCACCCATTTTATATGGTTTGTGTGTGATTCATAAGTTGAGAAACCCATGAGCAAGGAAGCAAGccaagaaatattttttcccttgaGAGTCCTCCCTTCTAGCAATGTTGTAGAACTGTAGTGACTCGGCAAGGTGCTCAAAGTTGGGATAGTTATTCAATGAAGTAAACTGTTTGCTTACTCTCAGCTGTAGAACACAGAGATTATCAGTTGTATGGAGtataaattaaatatagagtATGCTTCTACTCTTAAACCTCACTGTCTGGCCTATGCacatggtaaaagaaaaaaaatattaaaagaatgttTGCACCTTCCACAGTAAGTTGAAAGTAAATATTTCCAACCCTGTCTTTACCAAGACATTTGTAAACAGTATGcgaattttaccaagttataaatgatttttctaatattttttttattatacataattataattattaagatTATAATTACAGGTCACACAGTATCATAATAGATAAGaagtaaaatcagtaacaaattctgaatactatatttattgtaaaatactaATGATACATCATTGGATGTGAATGGTGAACAAATTCCCCTTCGACATCTCAAGGCAAACTGATCTTTCTCTCCTTTACCGATTAGCTATTATAGTTGCCAGAAGAGTTTCCATGATCCATTTAATGCCCCTGGAAGTAAATCTGAACACTTTTTTTCTGcaaaattcattcaaactgtATGGTGTGAAATGTTCATCGTCAGAGGATAATCCCAGAATTTACCCCGACACCCACACAAAGGGTTAATAAATGTTTGTGCACACACTGGTGATCCAGGCACCTTATCATCCAGGATTCTCCTTCAGTATTTCTTCTCTGATACCACAGTATTATGTGGGTTCTATCGCCTGAAAGAAATCTGTTATATAGTTTACTATATGACCATTCTTTGCAACCAACTTTGTCTCACCAGGATACAGATGTATATTCATGAAAGgtaggagatttttttttcttggtcccATAGTCCTAATGGATGACATCTTCCAGTAATGTTTACATAACCAATCTTTGAACCAAGCATTGAAACAGCATTGTAaggttattagtattattacaaacctattcatatgtaacaacCCTGAGGAGTTCTTGGGGAGATGCTTGTGGCTGTCACCTGGAAAATGCTGATCTTGGTAGCCACAAACCTAGGCAACTTTCAATCTTAATTTGACTTCCCTTCAGAGTAAGATATTTGATACCCATGAACATGGAATTTGACTTCCCTTCTGAGTAAGATATTCAATACCCACGAACAAGGACTTTTACTTCCCTTCAGAGTAAGAGATTTAGCACCCATGAACAAAGAATTAACTCTTCAGAGTAAGAGATTTAACACCCATGAACAAGGAATTTTACTTCCCCTCAGAGTAACATATTTAGTGCCCATGAACAAGGAATTTTACTTCCCTTCAGAGTAAGATATTTAATGTTCATGAATAATGCAGAAAATGATCGTCTCAATGTAAAGTGAATGTACATTTGCTCTTGTTGTATTTTGAAAGTAGATAGCAGATGCTCGCATTGGCCAGttcccatatctgtaccatactcatatccatatctatatcatacccataccatatccattccatacccatacccataatgATACCCATATCCGTACCGGTACCAATACCCATATCcttaccatacccatacctatacccatagtGACAACTATAACCATACCAACACCCATTTCCATACCTGTTCCTACACCCTTACCAGTATCCGTACTAtccccatacccatacccatacccacagCTAATTTAACCCTGTTagtatagcaataataatagtcAGCAAAAGTCTACGGGCTGCACCAGTCCTGTTTACCCTCCGGTCATATAGTACTATGTATGTACTAACAACTGACCATATCTTGGTGAAGGTGCAGGAGAAGCTGCTGATGGCTTTTGAACCAATACTGATGCCATTGGCAGTTGCAGAACACCTCCACCACCAGTAGTGGCAGCTGTTGTTCTATAATTACCCACTGAGtctttatcaaaacaaaattaaaactcaGCCAAAAATCCTTTATTATACGTATACTGTTGGGTCACTTCAtggtgacaattttttttttcttttttttggggggggaggcggGTAAGGTGAGGGATGGAGAaggggaaacacacacacacaaaggcaaggaaattaataataataatattaataataataataatagaatgaaaATCATTTATTACTAAAGATTTTTTAGGTGATGCACATTTGGTAAAATTCATCGCTGCtttttaaagaatataatattcCAAGCAGTTTATCAGACATCTAAATcagatttttttataatgatagaAGTTGCTGTAAGAAATTCGTAAGTAAACTGAAAattggagttggggggggggggggggggggggggggggggggggggggggggggggggggggggggggggggggggggggggggagtgaagtAGGACAGCAGGACAGCCAGTTTAGAAATGAACCACTGGGGCAGATGAGCATTAGTGGGCAGAAAGCAATGTGACAGTCCACTTTGTATAACCTACGGTAGGCTGTTATGGTATACTGAGAGAGGATGAATTATAAAACGGGCAATTTGTCAGTTTTGTTATAAAAAGGACTTTATGTCAAATCTCATTGTACTAGTTGGTGTAACTAAATTAGGACCAATTGCCTGATACTACTTCATGTTCTTGTTGGAATGCATAtaaagtcattattattttataatttagctTCTTGATTGTAATTTTATGGGCAAGCTTTTCAAGAAGTCTTTTGATTTGATGGTTCGATTAAGTTTtgtattataatttattcatGGGTAACTTGGAACCTCTGATTAAGTTTGGCTAgtccaatttttattttaatgactaACTTTGTAAATATCATTTCACATCTTATATCATCTGTCTCTTTACAGGTGATTTGCTTGAAAGAGAATTGATGAGCAACATGAAGAGATTGAACATCCTCTTGAATGTTGTTGATAAAATCTGCCAGTCTCAGTATATAGAATTTTgcaaaacagaagagaagaaactgaagaaagaaaatatgttgtTGGGAGCATTGATACCTTCCTTAGATGAATGGCTTGATGACTTTGACAGAGGAAATACTGATAATATTGATGATGAGGCAAAAATACATTCTTTATGTGAAGAAAGGTCCTTCAGTAATAGAAGCGCAGATCTAGTACCCTCATCCGAGACATTtaacaaaaagaaatgctataaGTCTGGTGCAAAAAGTAGTCTTAAGGATGATTTAGATCAAGAAATGACAGACTTTCATTTAAGGAAATCATTATCAGGCTTTACAGGGAATTCAGCAAGTAATAGTACAAAACAATTTTCAAACACACCAGTTCCTATTGGAGAAACAGATGATGATATAATTTCTGCCATTTTGAAAGATATGAAGCCTCATGATAAATTAGAACGTCTTGACAATTCTTTTAATTTACTTGACCCAGAAACTAATAAGAGTGATATTGAGAGAAAATGTCAGTCTGTGTTTGATGGATTGGTTAAAGGTGAGCTTTTGGTAGAAGATGAATCCAGTCCAAGCATTGATGTATCTTCAGTTATGGCACTCAGAAATTTGTCAGAGAGGCCCAGAATTCTTCTGTCTCAGTCTTCAGAGGGATTTCCTGTGAACATTGAAAATGAGACTAGTTGCCTGCCTAATGATATAGGAATTTTGCCTTCAAAAATGATTAAAGACAATATTTTGCCTAAAGAGCAATATCCACATTCTGTACCCAAGATACTAGCCAAGAATTGCAATTCTTCACAGAGCTTTTCTCTTGATATGGAAAATTCTGAAGCCTCAGTTGACattgatatggaaaaatataatgagAGAAGATGTATTGAGTTGAATGAAAATGGTATAGCAGTAGATtgcaataatagcaataatactgGTACTACCAGAAATATACTACCTGTAACACCATTGAAGAAGAAAAGCAAAACTCCAAAGCTTGGCAACCTGAAGGAACAAAAACAAGCTTTTACGGAGACATGTGATACAGATGGAATTAGTGAAAGTAAACGAACAAGCCCAATAATTATAAAAGacgatgaaaaaaaattgaaatgtgaaGGGAATGATTTTGTGGAAAGAAAGGGTAAAGATAAAAGTTGTAAATTTGGGGTCAAGACTGATATGAACTTGAATAATTCTGGCAAAGAGAAATTGGAAGACATTTTTGGAATTATCAGTGACAGTGATGATGAGAAAGAACCGGGAGAAAACTTAGAAGCTAAGTTTAACAAAGCTCAGGTTGGTGATATGGATACTGTAGAGATGTTGGAAACTGtatcagaagaaaaagaaacttttacATCAGGTAAgaaaagtggtgaagaagttgttGAAGGCAGTTATGAAAAACAATTGCCAAAAGTAATTATTGGTGATTCTGTTTACACTGGTGAAGATCCACTGAGTAACAAAGATCTTCCAAAGGCTTTTATGAATAGCAATATTATTGTATGTACCAAGGTACGCAACAAAGCTTTGAAATCTGTATCAAAGCTGGTTTCATGTCCAAATTTGGAAGGTTCAGAGGAGAATGATCAAGAAATATGTGAAGAGGAATTAATTAACCCTAAAATTGAGAAAGCCAGCAATCAGTTAGTGAATCATAAGGAAGGTGTTATTTTTAGTCACCACTGTCATAAAGAAAGTGGAACTCAGATGCCAGACTACAGCCATTGTGTACATGAAACAGAAACTAGTGTTGATGCTTCAGAGTCATCACTGGTTAAGGAAAAGAAAGTTGGAAGGAAGGATACAGAGTATAAAAGTAGTAGGCCTGGGAGAAAATCAGGTAAAAGGGCATTCGGTAAGAAGACTTGTATTGACCAAAGACCTAAACTAATGAAAGGAAATTGTAATGATGAAAAGGAAAGCATATTCTTAAagattaaagaattaaaaaaccAGTACCAAAAAATATTGCAGTTCAGTGAGAAGTCAGTATATGAAGGTAGTGTCACAGAAGATACTAGAGGCGGGTTATTACAAGCAAATGAAGAAATGCTTCACCCAAACCCTACCCAGGATTATGAGAAAGATGCAGTTGGAAGGGATACTCATGTAAGTGATGTTAGTAGCAAAAGCTGTTGCCAGGAAGAAGTAAATCATGAATCTATTCCTTCATCTGTTAGTAAAAAATATTCTGTGAAGGAGATGGATGATATCTTTGGATATATAAGTGATTCTGATGAGGAGATGTCAGGGACACAAGTAAAAATGAAGGCAAACACTGTGATAGCAGCACCTCAAGTGGAGATAAATAATTGTGTGGTTCTTCAAGGAAATGAAGCTGTTGTATGTGGAATGAGCAAAACTCCAACCCTTCAGAAATGTGAAGAAAAGTTATGTCATGCTGACGTTGGTAATGAAGAAGCTAAAAAAGTAATGAGTCCAGTAAGCAATCCTCAGATTTTTAGCAAATCAAAAACTCCTCTTAAGGGTTTTGAAAAATTCAATAGTGATGCCCCATCTAAAAGGAAACGTAATTTCAGTCTTTCAGAAGAGAATTCACTCTCTAAAGGTGACACCCCCAGCACAAGAACTAGAAGTCATTCTGCCAACCAGGAAAGCGAGGTTGGTGCTCAAGTTGAGCCTCACAGAAGTAGTAAAGTTCAAAAGCGATCTGAGGTATTATCTGCAAGCAATTTGAAACCTCGAACTCGGATGAGAAGCAGCTCAAGAATTGCTTCCAGACTTGGCATGAAAGATTTCCTTGTAGACtctgaaaagaaagacatggtAGTATGTTCAAATGTGAGTAATATTTGTACAAGAGCTGGTAAAAATATCACAAAGAAAGCAGATAGTAATAAACTCAACCCAACTGATCAGTCTGCAGGTAATGTCATCCTTTCTAGAGGCAGCACTAGACAACGCAGTCTAAGTGGTAGAATTTTAGCcttagagcaaaaaaagaaagcattccaATTGGAAATGAAAGAGCGTTTTGTAAAAAGTCGAGAAAAACTTGTTAAGACCGTTTCACCGGTACCAAACAGCAAAGAAAAAGACTTGAAAGAACAAGTAGTCCCTCAAAGTGAAAGAGTCATTGCGGAAGAGACCATTGTACCATCCATAGAAGGAAATTCTCTCACAAATAGTAATAGCAAAGAAAATGAATTTGATAATCAGACTGATAAGCTATCTTCTGAGGAAGCAGTAAAAACTCAAAACTCAGAAACAACTGAGGAATCGGTAAAAACTCAAAACTCAGAGAAAACATCACGGGTTTCCTTTAAATGGGGAAAAAGCTCACAAGTTTTTAAGGAACCAAAAATTAGAATAATCAAGAAGTCTGTAATCGAAAGATGTCCAAGGACCAGCTTCAGAACACCAGTCCCACTGATCCATGTGCTTGAGCGCCGGAAGATATCAGTGCAGTTGAAGTGTAGCTCAAAAGTGACATCATCTTCTGTTTCATTGAACATAGACCAGAATTCTGAAGTATCATTATCACCACCTGAAGATCGGGTGAGTTCACTCACTGTAACAAATATCAAGTCTAATGATGCTGCATTTGAGAGAGACAACAGGCATAGCATTCTGTTTGGGACAGAGAGTAGTGAACCAGATGAAGAACTCTCTGAGAATAGCATGCAGAAATCTAGTGGATTtaagaagaggaaaataaagcAAAGAAGACCTAAGACAACAAGACAACTTAATGGGAAACTAGTGAATAATTCTATTGAAAGGGAGAGTAGTGAGGAAAGTACCATGAAACATAAAATGGTCAGAGGCAGTCAAAGTGAAAAACCTTTATCAGAAAATTTAGGATGCATTTCAGAGCTCAGCAATGCTAAAAATAGTTTTCAGGCACATAAAAAGTCAGAAATGAAGCTGTCATCAGACTCAGACTCTGAATACCAAACAGACattgaaattattaataataataatagtaaacatgGTAAGCGAAAGAGACGAATTATTAGTAGTGATTCTGATGGTGAAGAAGAGCAGAAATTGAAATTGTCAAGTGTTGAGAAGGAAaataaagtgaatgatgaaaaacaGGAATTGGTGTCTTTAGGTTCAGTGCATAAGAACAGAGCAAAATCTAGCAGTATCCCTAAaaaagaaactaggaaagttaATGCTTCCAAAAAATTTAAGAGCCAATTTGCTTTGAGAGCTGTTAGAATGCACAAGAAATCATACTATCCTGTAACATCTCGACCTCAATACCAGCACATCAAGGATGAAGATAAAAGTACCATTGAGGATAATTTGGTAGATATTTTTGCAAGCAAAGATGACAAATCTCCACAGGAATATCAGAAAATACATAATGTGAAAAATGCTAATATTTTTGCAGTATCCAAGTCTTCAGAAGTAAAAGAAACACATAAGGATGTAAATGCTGGGAAAGATGCATCTGAAATTGCAAGGAGGTTGAGTATGAACATGAAGAGCCAAACTAAAGATAAACGAACAGTAATTTTATTAGACAAAGCCCCAAGGCTACCACAAAAAAATAAGAGGACAGTTTCATCAGAAGATAATTTAGACATGAAGAATTACTCTGTGCCagaaaaagttttgttttcttcttcagcaGAGGTAGTCTTTGAATCATTAGTGTGTTCCAATTTTAATGAGGCAGGAGCATTAACCTCTAGTAGTATTTTAAATGATTGCGGGTTTGACAGGGGGAATGCTCATGGCAGTGAGAATTCAGAGAGCACTTCTGATGACGAGGGAACTATGGAAATATGTGAAGAAGCCAGCACAGAAGTATGTATAAAACAGGAAAATTCTTCAATTTGTGATAATGTTAGTAGTGCAAGTGATCAAGTGGTTCATCCTGGTTTAGTTAGATCCCTTGCACAGCTTGGGAGTTTGATACAGCCAAAGGTTGCTCCCAAGCATTCTAAAACTGCAAAGAAGGTATTGAAAAATGTCCCAGCTTCTTCTAATTTTgttgaaaaacttttttcaaaGCAAGAACAAAAACTTGGAAGGAAAACTGAGGAATGTAAAAGAACCAGTGATACAAATTCAACTCTTGCTAATCCTAGCAAGGTAACAGAAAATAATGTTGGGCTCTATTCTAATATTCCAAATACAGTATTAGTTAACTCTAAAATAGAAACTGGAGATACCCTTTTTTCAGTGACTAGTGCCTGTCAGAATAATGAATATGCAGCCAAAGTTAATTCTTTTAATTGGAATAGTGACCCATCAAAGTCAAGCGATGTATCACTCAACTTCTATGGCAGTAAAAATCAAGTGCATGGAGATAATTCTACAGAAATAAAAAGTGACAATAATATTTCAGCTGCCAGTGTTTCTGTAGAAAATGTTTTTCCTAAAGACTGTGCGATGGTTTCCATAAAGGGTCAGGAAACTGAAACCAAAACCTCACATGAGCAGTGTGCTAACACTCCTTTTTCTGAAGTGTCAGGAGCCTCCTTCCTGGAAGAAACATTTATGAAGCCAAGTAGGATTCGAGAGGGTGAAGAACGCCAGAAAATAGGTAGGTTATTGAATTGTTATTATCTTCTTAGTTAAAAGGATTTCTCAAGCGTCATGAGGTCCGGTGCACGGTTTCTGACCAGCTACCACCTTGTACACACAGGCGTTACTAGATTTCACAGATTCATAGCTTGACAGTCTTTGATTGaccggttaccagctggcgcttgga
Coding sequences within it:
- the LOC135219326 gene encoding uncharacterized protein LOC135219326 isoform X2, whose product is MEALGLTCSTCETLLKKLNSAREWNKFYHQKLQNKEKFLHIAVDYEREKQRNVELQLAYDQRTRDSTYVREQMTSLLLDFEPLKEKLRKAECEAKEHSEQRVKLEHQMSSLQFSHEQLQHQLRELKEKADYRLAETLERKLQTARTEIRRLKLIIESKTCEIDELRKYQADRRQHYERINKRSFWALRLAKTLAGLLPEGDLLERELMSNMKRLNILLNVVDKICQSQYIEFCKTEEKKLKKENMLLGALIPSLDEWLDDFDRGNTDNIDDEAKIHSLCEERSFSNRSADLVPSSETFNKKKCYKSGAKSSLKDDLDQEMTDFHLRKSLSGFTGNSASNSTKQFSNTPVPIGETDDDIISAILKDMKPHDKLERLDNSFNLLDPETNKSDIERKCQSVFDGLVKGELLVEDESSPSIDVSSVMALRNLSERPRILLSQSSEGFPVNIENETSCLPNDIGILPSKMIKDNILPKEQYPHSVPKILAKNCNSSQSFSLDMENSEASVDIDMEKYNERRCIELNENGIAVDCNNSNNTGTTRNILPVTPLKKKSKTPKLGNLKEQKQAFTETCDTDGISESKRTSPIIIKDDEKKLKCEGNDFVERKGKDKSCKFGVKTDMNLNNSGKEKLEDIFGIISDSDDEKEPGENLEAKFNKAQVGDMDTVEMLETVSEEKETFTSGKKSGEEVVEGSYEKQLPKVIIGDSVYTGEDPLSNKDLPKAFMNSNIIVCTKVRNKALKSVSKLVSCPNLEGSEENDQEICEEELINPKIEKASNQLVNHKEGVIFSHHCHKESGTQMPDYSHCVHETETSVDASESSLVKEKKVGRKDTEYKSSRPGRKSGKRAFGKKTCIDQRPKLMKGNCNDEKESIFLKIKELKNQYQKILQFSEKSVYEGSVTEDTRGGLLQANEEMLHPNPTQDYEKDAVGRDTHVSDVSSKSCCQEEVNHESIPSSVSKKYSVKEMDDIFGYISDSDEEMSGTQVKMKANTVIAAPQVEINNCVVLQGNEAVVCGMSKTPTLQKCEEKLCHADVGNEEAKKVMSPVSNPQIFSKSKTPLKGFEKFNSDAPSKRKRNFSLSEENSLSKGDTPSTRTRSHSANQESEVGAQVEPHRSSKVQKRSEVLSASNLKPRTRMRSSSRIASRLGMKDFLVDSEKKDMVVCSNVSNICTRAGKNITKKADSNKLNPTDQSAGNVILSRGSTRQRSLSGRILALEQKKKAFQLEMKERFVKSREKLVKTVSPVPNSKEKDLKEQVVPQSERVIAEETIVPSIEGNSLTNSNSKENEFDNQTDKLSSEEAVKTQNSETTEESVKTQNSEKTSRVSFKWGKSSQVFKEPKIRIIKKSVIERCPRTSFRTPVPLIHVLERRKISVQLKCSSKVTSSSVSLNIDQNSEVSLSPPEDRVSSLTVTNIKSNDAAFERDNRHSILFGTESSEPDEELSENSMQKSSGFKKRKIKQRRPKTTRQLNGKLVNNSIERESSEESTMKHKMVRGSQSEKPLSENLGCISELSNAKNSFQAHKKSEMKLSSDSDSEYQTDIEIINNNNSKHGKRKRRIISSDSDGEEEQKLKLSSVEKENKVNDEKQELVSLGSVHKNRAKSSSIPKKETRKVNASKKFKSQFALRAVRMHKKSYYPVTSRPQYQHIKDEDKSTIEDNLVDIFASKDDKSPQEYQKIHNVKNANIFAVSKSSEVKETHKDVNAGKDASEIARRLSMNMKSQTKDKRTVILLDKAPRLPQKNKRTVSSEDNLDMKNYSVPEKVLFSSSAEVVFESLVCSNFNEAGALTSSSILNDCGFDRGNAHGSENSESTSDDEGTMEICEEASTEVCIKQENSSICDNVSSASDQVVHPGLVRSLAQLGSLIQPKVAPKHSKTAKKVLKNVPASSNFVEKLFSKQEQKLGRKTEECKRTSDTNSTLANPSKVTENNVGLYSNIPNTVLVNSKIETGDTLFSVTSACQNNEYAAKVNSFNWNSDPSKSSDVSLNFYGSKNQVHGDNSTEIKSDNNISAASVSVENVFPKDCAMVSIKGQETETKTSHEQCANTPFSEVSGASFLEETFMKPSRIREGEERQKIDYRLSDILDTIIHNRLSSQLWHHGINELCGHNVFDEDLNAVTSQGA
- the LOC135219326 gene encoding uncharacterized protein LOC135219326 isoform X1, whose protein sequence is MEALGLTCSTCETLLKKLNSAREWNKFYHQKLQNKEKFLHIAVDYEREKQRNVELQLAYDQRTRDSTYVREQMTSLLLDFEPLKEKLRKAECEAKEHSEQRVKLEHQMSSLQFSHEQLQHQLRELKEKADYRLAETLERKLQTARTEIRRLKLIIESKTCEIDELRKYQADRRQHYERINKRSFWALRLAKTLAGLLPEGDLLERELMSNMKRLNILLNVVDKICQSQYIEFCKTEEKKLKKENMLLGALIPSLDEWLDDFDRGNTDNIDDEAKIHSLCEERSFSNRSADLVPSSETFNKKKCYKSGAKSSLKDDLDQEMTDFHLRKSLSGFTGNSASNSTKQFSNTPVPIGETDDDIISAILKDMKPHDKLERLDNSFNLLDPETNKSDIERKCQSVFDGLVKGELLVEDESSPSIDVSSVMALRNLSERPRILLSQSSEGFPVNIENETSCLPNDIGILPSKMIKDNILPKEQYPHSVPKILAKNCNSSQSFSLDMENSEASVDIDMEKYNERRCIELNENGIAVDCNNSNNTGTTRNILPVTPLKKKSKTPKLGNLKEQKQAFTETCDTDGISESKRTSPIIIKDDEKKLKCEGNDFVERKGKDKSCKFGVKTDMNLNNSGKEKLEDIFGIISDSDDEKEPGENLEAKFNKAQVGDMDTVEMLETVSEEKETFTSGKKSGEEVVEGSYEKQLPKVIIGDSVYTGEDPLSNKDLPKAFMNSNIIVCTKVRNKALKSVSKLVSCPNLEGSEENDQEICEEELINPKIEKASNQLVNHKEGVIFSHHCHKESGTQMPDYSHCVHETETSVDASESSLVKEKKVGRKDTEYKSSRPGRKSGKRAFGKKTCIDQRPKLMKGNCNDEKESIFLKIKELKNQYQKILQFSEKSVYEGSVTEDTRGGLLQANEEMLHPNPTQDYEKDAVGRDTHVSDVSSKSCCQEEVNHESIPSSVSKKYSVKEMDDIFGYISDSDEEMSGTQVKMKANTVIAAPQVEINNCVVLQGNEAVVCGMSKTPTLQKCEEKLCHADVGNEEAKKVMSPVSNPQIFSKSKTPLKGFEKFNSDAPSKRKRNFSLSEENSLSKGDTPSTRTRSHSANQESEVGAQVEPHRSSKVQKRSEVLSASNLKPRTRMRSSSRIASRLGMKDFLVDSEKKDMVVCSNVSNICTRAGKNITKKADSNKLNPTDQSAGNVILSRGSTRQRSLSGRILALEQKKKAFQLEMKERFVKSREKLVKTVSPVPNSKEKDLKEQVVPQSERVIAEETIVPSIEGNSLTNSNSKENEFDNQTDKLSSEEAVKTQNSETTEESVKTQNSEKTSRVSFKWGKSSQVFKEPKIRIIKKSVIERCPRTSFRTPVPLIHVLERRKISVQLKCSSKVTSSSVSLNIDQNSEVSLSPPEDRVSSLTVTNIKSNDAAFERDNRHSILFGTESSEPDEELSENSMQKSSGFKKRKIKQRRPKTTRQLNGKLVNNSIERESSEESTMKHKMVRGSQSEKPLSENLGCISELSNAKNSFQAHKKSEMKLSSDSDSEYQTDIEIINNNNSKHGKRKRRIISSDSDGEEEQKLKLSSVEKENKVNDEKQELVSLGSVHKNRAKSSSIPKKETRKVNASKKFKSQFALRAVRMHKKSYYPVTSRPQYQHIKDEDKSTIEDNLVDIFASKDDKSPQEYQKIHNVKNANIFAVSKSSEVKETHKDVNAGKDASEIARRLSMNMKSQTKDKRTVILLDKAPRLPQKNKRTVSSEDNLDMKNYSVPEKVLFSSSAEVVFESLVCSNFNEAGALTSSSILNDCGFDRGNAHGSENSESTSDDEGTMEICEEASTEVCIKQENSSICDNVSSASDQVVHPGLVRSLAQLGSLIQPKVAPKHSKTAKKVLKNVPASSNFVEKLFSKQEQKLGRKTEECKRTSDTNSTLANPSKVTENNVGLYSNIPNTVLVNSKIETGDTLFSVTSACQNNEYAAKVNSFNWNSDPSKSSDVSLNFYGSKNQVHGDNSTEIKSDNNISAASVSVENVFPKDCAMVSIKGQETETKTSHEQCANTPFSEVSGASFLEETFMKPSRIREGEERQKIDYRLSDILDTIIHNRLSSQLWHHGINELCGHNVFDEDLNAVTRAFIKKILQADPFEKREYSGGLPLSLYKLYQAMTVYERRLNVPVAFIRKKIMRSIHKLIATKSCLRPGSLACLTGWFTASAMLPDERETFNFEWLRSFLLDLLYHQHGAAHQAILSAVITSKRVLIKHSKDRQTTCLEKLIHWIVFHGEWTGIRSIHTDLMEWFLKHNAPCIPKKDPLVFIHDLLAEFSECKDQEHCHNITTAIVVFSRWQGKPWIENKLLPIVRSKAAKDSNSFEKDGSLHCKYKMLIEYLLLELEEKVVPATQDVDDYGGDIQEHKDGEANNSEKK